Proteins encoded together in one Rhizobacter sp. J219 window:
- a CDS encoding diguanylate cyclase domain-containing protein: MPQASDSVEALARDQRRLRWALWGLNLLVAGSLAVLAVVSLSASRAVYTERVRDTTENLAISLQASIGAELNQVDVGLRHLRDELNRNQGHAQLQAMLAGQRALISFVEEVGIVSSRGSVSVVEGATLPIGADVAAHDFFSKLRDAAQDGPVLSEPLQLGAAQRWMVVLGRRLVGADGRFDGIVYALIPADHFGRLLGGVGLGSQGAISLRSERLRLVARHSAIRGQGPAIGSARISTELTQALAASPLQGFYVATTVLDGVERSNAYRRLRDFPMWVVVGLGTREFYAPWRAQVAYVTGLMSALVGVLAVASIVGYRSWSRARRSVQARMEEGERSRALLRTAGDGIHVLDRQGRLVELSDSFARMLGRSRDDLLGCHVGEWDARLDARAVEQWLHDFEPGDAKRFETRHRRSDGSLFDVEIEARATRLRGDEVLIYCSARDVTERKRLLRQQKAMLDNDLIGMTLMRNRRSVWVNRALERIFGYGHGELTGGSSRKLYADDAAYEALGAAAYGVLRTGGRYRTQLEMRRKDGEPVWIDLSGVMLSDDEALWMMVDITALKAHQAQVEYLAFHDPLTGLANRLLLADRLVQAVASAERAARFVGVCYLDLDGFKHVNDTHGHDAGDALLKDVASRLCTAVRAIDTVARLGGDEFVVVLSSLESVDEGVAVAQRVMLALAEPCQVAPGVQVQVSGSAGLAFYPQHGQQTDRLLSLADQAMFQAKRAGKNRLHISGTEREAVAPERP; encoded by the coding sequence ATGCCTCAGGCGTCTGACTCTGTCGAAGCGCTCGCGCGCGACCAGCGGCGATTGCGCTGGGCCTTGTGGGGTCTGAACCTGCTGGTGGCCGGCTCGCTGGCCGTGCTGGCCGTGGTGTCGCTCAGTGCCAGCCGTGCGGTCTACACCGAGCGGGTGCGAGACACGACGGAGAACCTCGCCATCAGCCTTCAGGCCAGCATCGGGGCCGAGCTGAACCAGGTCGACGTCGGGCTGCGCCACCTGCGCGACGAGTTGAACCGCAACCAGGGGCACGCACAACTGCAAGCCATGCTGGCCGGCCAGCGGGCGCTCATCTCCTTCGTGGAAGAGGTGGGCATTGTCAGCTCGCGCGGCTCGGTCAGCGTGGTCGAGGGCGCGACACTGCCCATCGGAGCCGACGTCGCGGCTCATGATTTCTTCTCGAAGCTGCGCGACGCCGCGCAAGACGGGCCCGTGCTGTCGGAGCCGCTGCAGCTGGGTGCTGCCCAGCGCTGGATGGTGGTGCTCGGGCGGCGGCTGGTTGGGGCCGACGGGCGTTTCGACGGCATCGTCTACGCGTTGATCCCGGCCGACCACTTCGGCCGGCTGCTGGGCGGCGTGGGTCTTGGCTCGCAGGGTGCGATCAGCCTGCGGTCAGAGCGCTTGCGGCTGGTGGCACGCCACAGCGCCATTCGCGGGCAGGGTCCGGCGATCGGCAGTGCGCGCATTTCGACAGAGCTGACCCAGGCCCTTGCCGCCTCGCCGCTGCAAGGCTTCTACGTGGCGACCACCGTGCTCGATGGTGTCGAACGGTCCAATGCCTACCGGCGCCTGCGCGACTTTCCGATGTGGGTGGTGGTGGGCCTCGGCACGCGGGAGTTCTACGCGCCCTGGCGGGCCCAGGTGGCCTATGTGACGGGCCTCATGTCGGCGCTGGTCGGAGTGCTCGCGGTGGCTTCGATCGTGGGCTATCGGAGCTGGTCGCGTGCGCGGCGCAGCGTGCAGGCGAGGATGGAAGAGGGCGAGCGCAGTCGGGCCCTGCTGCGCACTGCGGGCGACGGCATCCACGTGCTGGACCGGCAAGGCCGCCTGGTGGAGCTGAGCGACTCCTTCGCGCGCATGCTCGGCCGCAGCCGGGACGACCTGCTCGGCTGCCACGTCGGCGAGTGGGACGCCAGGCTCGACGCCCGGGCCGTCGAGCAGTGGCTGCACGACTTCGAGCCTGGCGACGCCAAGCGATTCGAGACCCGGCACCGTCGCAGCGACGGCAGCCTCTTCGACGTCGAGATCGAGGCCCGCGCGACCCGCCTGCGCGGCGACGAGGTGCTCATCTATTGCTCGGCGCGCGACGTGACCGAGCGTAAGCGTCTGCTGCGCCAGCAGAAGGCGATGCTCGACAACGACCTCATCGGCATGACCCTGATGCGCAACCGCCGCAGCGTGTGGGTCAACCGGGCCCTTGAGCGCATCTTCGGATACGGGCACGGGGAGCTGACCGGTGGATCTTCAAGGAAGCTCTACGCTGACGACGCGGCCTACGAAGCCCTGGGGGCTGCTGCCTACGGCGTGCTGCGCACGGGTGGCCGCTACCGCACGCAGCTCGAGATGCGCCGCAAGGATGGAGAGCCAGTGTGGATCGACCTCAGCGGTGTGATGCTGTCGGACGACGAAGCGCTTTGGATGATGGTCGACATCACCGCCTTGAAGGCGCACCAGGCGCAGGTCGAATACCTCGCCTTCCACGACCCGCTGACCGGCCTGGCCAACCGGCTGCTGCTGGCCGACCGGCTCGTGCAGGCGGTGGCCTCGGCAGAGCGTGCCGCCCGATTCGTCGGCGTGTGCTATCTCGACCTCGATGGGTTCAAGCACGTGAACGACACGCACGGCCATGATGCCGGCGACGCCTTGCTGAAGGACGTGGCCTCGCGGCTGTGTACCGCCGTGCGCGCCATCGACACCGTGGCCCGCCTGGGGGGCGACGAGTTCGTGGTGGTGCTGTCGTCGCTCGAGTCGGTCGACGAGGGGGTGGCCGTCGCGCAGCGGGTAATGCTGGCGCTGGCAGAACCCTGCCAGGTGGCGCCCGGCGTCCAGGTGCAGGTGAGCGGCAGCGCCGGGCTCGCCTTCTACCCTCAGCACGGGCAGCAGACCGACCGCCTGCTCTCACTCGCCGATCAGGCGATGTTCCAGGCCAAGCGCGCGGGGAAGAATCGCTTGCACATCAGCGGTACCGAGCGCGAGGCGGTCGCGCCCGAGCGGCCTTGA
- a CDS encoding SUV3 C-terminal domain-containing protein, whose amino-acid sequence MATDAIGMGLNLPIRRVMFSTLTKFDGVADRTLDESEVHQIAGRAGRFGIHEEGFVGVLKEAEPNAGKALKDLLAKQPRAPRHFKAPVAPNGWHVDTIASRLRKTRLREVLDVFMEQLKLDDAHFAVAELEQMLDLASELDRVAPRLSLKQRFVYAQAPVDSRAESQVLEFLEWAGAHALVGKAGRPWFLDAVDGHSRLDRMEQALRSCTLWLWLDLRFPGVYGHVGEVHAAREVLNEGIERQLQGQRPLAQMRRGMRRR is encoded by the coding sequence GTGGCCACCGATGCGATCGGCATGGGCCTCAACCTGCCGATCCGCCGGGTGATGTTCAGCACCCTGACCAAGTTCGACGGCGTGGCCGACCGCACGCTGGACGAATCGGAAGTGCACCAGATTGCCGGCCGGGCCGGGCGTTTCGGCATCCACGAAGAAGGCTTCGTCGGCGTGCTCAAGGAGGCCGAGCCCAACGCCGGCAAGGCGCTGAAGGACCTGCTCGCCAAACAGCCGCGGGCGCCGCGCCACTTCAAGGCGCCGGTGGCGCCCAACGGCTGGCATGTGGACACCATTGCCTCGCGCCTGCGCAAGACACGCCTGCGCGAGGTGCTCGATGTGTTCATGGAACAGCTGAAGCTCGACGACGCGCACTTCGCGGTGGCGGAGCTGGAGCAGATGCTCGACCTTGCGTCGGAGCTGGACCGGGTCGCGCCGCGCCTGTCGCTCAAGCAGCGCTTCGTCTACGCGCAAGCACCGGTCGACTCGCGCGCGGAGAGCCAGGTGCTGGAGTTCCTGGAGTGGGCCGGCGCGCATGCGCTCGTCGGCAAGGCCGGGCGGCCGTGGTTCCTCGACGCCGTGGACGGGCACAGCCGGCTCGACCGCATGGAGCAGGCACTGCGCTCCTGCACGCTGTGGCTGTGGCTGGACCTGCGCTTCCCTGGCGTCTACGGCCACGTCGGGGAGGTTCACGCGGCGCGTGAAGTGCTTAACGAAGGCATCGAACGACAGCTGCAAGGACAGCGTCCCCTGGCACAAATGCGCAGGGGCATGCGGCGGCGCTGA